One Halalkalicoccus tibetensis genomic region harbors:
- a CDS encoding DUF2892 domain-containing protein — translation MDKNVGGIDRRLRILAGIALLAYALRARGLGRVAALITGADLLLTAAIQRCPANALFGIDTCGHAERAELGW, via the coding sequence ATGGACAAGAACGTCGGCGGGATCGATCGCCGTCTCCGGATACTCGCCGGGATCGCGCTGCTCGCCTACGCCCTCCGGGCGAGGGGGCTCGGGCGCGTCGCCGCACTGATCACGGGCGCGGACCTGCTGCTCACCGCGGCGATCCAGCGCTGTCCGGCCAACGCCCTGTTCGGGATCGATACCTGCGGACACGCCGAGCGTGCCGAGCTCGGCTGGTGA
- the upp gene encoding uracil phosphoribosyltransferase, which produces MTIEDRDTAHVITHALARDTLSRLRDVETEQVGFRKGLVKLGRICGYEIIDGSMETEYVEIETPLETTMGERVKGLDDVVIINVLRAATPFVEGLLKAFPRAKQGVISAGRDEEAGMDEGEFPITIDYVKLPEIREDDTVIVADPMLATGSTMCAVLDRILDNVSGSETTGGSSEQRSDGAPGPEHLFVLSAVSAPDGLVRVGEQFPEAELLTVSIDDRLNDDGFIVPGLGDAGDRAFRTT; this is translated from the coding sequence ATGACCATCGAGGACCGCGACACCGCACACGTCATCACCCACGCCCTGGCGCGCGACACCCTCTCCCGGCTCCGTGACGTCGAGACCGAACAGGTCGGCTTCCGCAAGGGGCTCGTGAAGCTCGGGCGGATCTGTGGCTACGAGATCATCGACGGCAGCATGGAGACCGAGTACGTCGAGATCGAGACGCCCCTGGAGACGACGATGGGCGAGCGCGTCAAGGGTCTCGACGACGTCGTGATCATCAACGTGCTGCGGGCGGCGACGCCGTTCGTCGAGGGGCTTCTGAAGGCGTTTCCGCGGGCGAAACAGGGCGTCATCTCGGCGGGTCGCGACGAGGAGGCCGGCATGGACGAGGGCGAGTTCCCGATCACGATCGACTACGTGAAGCTGCCCGAGATCCGCGAGGACGACACCGTGATCGTCGCGGACCCGATGCTCGCGACCGGCTCGACGATGTGTGCCGTGCTCGACCGGATCCTCGACAACGTCTCGGGGAGTGAAACGACCGGAGGCTCGTCGGAGCAACGCTCCGACGGCGCCCCCGGGCCCGAACACCTGTTCGTCCTCTCGGCGGTCTCGGCGCCCGACGGGCTGGTCAGGGTCGGCGAGCAGTTCCCCGAGGCCGAGCTGCTCACCGTCTCGATCGACGACCGCCTGAACGACGACGGCTTCATCGTCCCCGGGCTGGGCGACGCGGGCGATCGCGCGTTCCGGACGACGTAA
- a CDS encoding SRPBCC family protein: MREVSVSRFVRATTRQVERVLSPAALVEYEGSFEPLETVELGDGTRVIAGASGLEMGLFFEELEDGYRYEQEGGAGPFEHMETTITYAPENEGTRVRMSSTVTLDLFPRVLTDRVAAWKRETELERALDAIEEAL; this comes from the coding sequence ATGCGCGAGGTCAGCGTCTCACGGTTCGTTCGGGCGACGACGCGGCAGGTCGAGCGGGTGCTCTCGCCCGCGGCGCTCGTCGAGTACGAGGGGAGCTTCGAACCCCTCGAGACCGTCGAGCTCGGGGACGGGACCCGGGTGATCGCCGGGGCGAGCGGCCTCGAGATGGGGCTGTTCTTCGAGGAGCTCGAGGACGGCTATCGCTACGAGCAGGAGGGCGGGGCGGGCCCGTTCGAGCACATGGAGACGACGATCACCTACGCGCCCGAGAACGAGGGGACTCGCGTCCGGATGAGCTCGACGGTGACCCTCGACCTCTTCCCGCGGGTGCTCACCGACCGGGTGGCGGCCTGGAAGCGCGAAACCGAGCTCGAACGCGCCCTCGACGCCATCGAGGAGGCACTATGA
- a CDS encoding CobW family GTP-binding protein — protein sequence MDATPVTILSGALGAGKTTLLNHLLANAEERVAVLVNDMGELNVDAELIAEGGSADGIAELSNGCICCELQDDLETAVMRLARSREFDHLVVESSGISEPAPVARLFTTRSKAAAVYDVDTLVTVVDAAGFHDLFAGEAEPGRAETDGGESRPLSDLLIEQAECCDVLVLNKCDLLSPTELNEVEAVLERLAPEARIVRTEFGALDPGEILHTGLFDPDAGVADDHEHSHSADSADHNHDHAGPAEEYGVTSFTYRRRRPFDPEKLAVLFENLPEELVRAKGTFWVAGRDAKLRLSYAGRIARVTAGEPWIAARPEVERDLYRENRPDLEWDERWGDREQALVFIGRELDHGDLIGRLDACLTDAEDGDGGPFPVEGAVEFES from the coding sequence ATGGACGCGACCCCCGTGACGATCCTCTCGGGTGCGCTGGGTGCCGGGAAGACCACCCTGCTCAACCACCTCCTCGCCAACGCCGAGGAGCGCGTCGCGGTGCTGGTCAACGACATGGGCGAGCTGAACGTCGACGCGGAGCTGATCGCCGAGGGCGGCTCCGCGGACGGGATCGCCGAGCTCTCGAACGGCTGTATCTGCTGTGAGCTGCAGGACGACCTCGAGACCGCGGTGATGCGCCTGGCGCGCTCGCGGGAGTTCGACCACCTCGTCGTCGAGTCCTCGGGCATCTCCGAACCCGCGCCCGTCGCCCGGCTGTTCACGACCCGATCGAAGGCCGCCGCCGTCTACGACGTCGACACCCTCGTCACGGTGGTCGACGCCGCCGGATTCCACGACCTGTTCGCGGGCGAGGCCGAGCCCGGACGCGCGGAGACGGACGGGGGGGAGAGCCGCCCCCTTTCGGATCTCCTGATCGAGCAGGCCGAGTGCTGTGACGTGCTCGTTTTGAACAAGTGCGACCTCCTTTCGCCCACCGAACTGAACGAGGTCGAAGCCGTCCTGGAACGGCTCGCGCCCGAGGCCCGAATCGTCCGGACGGAGTTCGGGGCGCTCGACCCCGGCGAGATCCTTCATACGGGGCTGTTCGATCCGGACGCGGGGGTAGCGGACGACCACGAGCACTCCCACTCGGCCGACTCCGCCGATCACAACCACGATCACGCCGGCCCGGCCGAGGAGTACGGCGTGACCTCCTTCACCTACCGGCGACGGCGCCCGTTCGACCCCGAGAAGCTGGCCGTCCTGTTCGAGAACCTGCCCGAGGAGCTGGTCCGCGCGAAGGGGACGTTCTGGGTCGCGGGCCGGGACGCGAAGCTCCGGCTGAGCTACGCGGGCCGGATCGCGCGGGTGACAGCCGGCGAGCCCTGGATCGCCGCCCGCCCCGAGGTCGAGCGCGACCTCTACCGCGAGAACCGCCCCGACCTGGAGTGGGACGAGCGGTGGGGCGACCGCGAGCAGGCGCTCGTGTTCATCGGGCGCGAGCTCGACCACGGGGACCTGATCGGCCGGCTCGACGCCTGTCTCACCGACGCGGAGGACGGCGACGGAGGACCGTTTCCCGTCGAAGGGGCCGTCGAGTTCGAGTCATAG